In Streptomyces sp. 840.1, one DNA window encodes the following:
- the guaA gene encoding glutamine-hydrolyzing GMP synthase yields the protein MPAAPPAAPDTTTDVVLVVDFGAQYAQLIARRVREARVYSEIVPSTMPVAEMLAKNPRAIILSGGPSSVYAQGAPSLDRALFEAGVPVFGMCYGFQLMATTLGGTVDDNGAREYGRTALAVSKSGSTLFEGTPDQQSVWMSHGDACSAAPEGFTVTASTDVVPVAAFENDEKKLYGVQYHPEVLHSTHGQQVLEHFLYRGAGIEPNWTTTNVVEEQIALIREQVGDKRAICGLSGGVDSAVAAALVQKAIGSQLTCVYVDHGLMRKGETEQVEKDFVAATGAKLKVVDAEKRFLDALSGVSDPEQKRKIIGREFIRVFEQAQLEILQEDGPEVAFLVQGTLYPDVVESGGGTGTANIKSHHNVGGLPDDIEFQLVEPLRQLFKDEVRMVGQELGLPDEIVQRQPFPGPGLGIRIVGEVTKERLDLLREADAIAREELTAAGLDRDIWQCPVVLLADVRSVGVQGDGRTYGHPIVLRPVSSEDAMTADWSRLPYETLAKISTRITNEVADVNRVVLDVTSKPPGTIEWE from the coding sequence GTGCCAGCAGCACCCCCCGCCGCCCCCGACACCACCACCGACGTGGTCCTCGTTGTCGACTTCGGCGCGCAGTACGCCCAGCTCATCGCCCGCCGCGTCCGTGAGGCCCGGGTCTACAGCGAGATCGTGCCGTCCACGATGCCGGTGGCCGAGATGCTGGCCAAGAACCCCCGCGCGATCATCCTGTCCGGCGGCCCCTCCTCCGTGTACGCGCAGGGCGCGCCCTCGCTCGACCGCGCGCTGTTCGAGGCCGGGGTCCCCGTCTTCGGCATGTGCTACGGCTTCCAGCTGATGGCCACCACCCTCGGCGGCACCGTCGACGACAACGGTGCCCGCGAGTACGGCCGCACCGCGCTCGCCGTCTCCAAGTCCGGCTCGACCCTCTTCGAGGGCACCCCGGACCAGCAGTCGGTGTGGATGTCGCACGGCGACGCCTGCTCCGCCGCCCCCGAGGGCTTCACCGTCACCGCGTCCACCGACGTCGTGCCGGTCGCCGCCTTCGAGAACGACGAGAAGAAGCTCTACGGCGTCCAGTACCACCCCGAGGTCCTGCACTCCACGCACGGCCAGCAGGTGCTGGAGCACTTCCTGTACCGGGGCGCGGGCATCGAGCCGAACTGGACGACCACCAACGTCGTCGAGGAGCAGATCGCCCTCATCCGCGAGCAGGTCGGCGACAAGCGCGCCATCTGCGGGCTCTCCGGCGGCGTGGACTCCGCCGTCGCCGCCGCCCTCGTCCAGAAGGCCATCGGTTCCCAGCTGACCTGCGTGTACGTCGACCACGGGCTGATGCGCAAGGGCGAGACCGAGCAGGTCGAGAAGGACTTCGTCGCCGCGACCGGCGCGAAGCTGAAGGTCGTCGACGCGGAGAAGCGCTTCCTGGACGCCCTGTCCGGCGTGTCCGACCCGGAGCAGAAGCGGAAGATCATCGGCCGCGAGTTCATCCGCGTCTTCGAGCAGGCCCAGCTGGAGATCCTCCAGGAGGACGGCCCCGAGGTCGCCTTCCTCGTCCAGGGCACGCTCTACCCGGACGTAGTCGAGTCCGGCGGCGGCACCGGCACCGCCAACATCAAGTCCCACCACAACGTGGGCGGGCTCCCCGACGACATCGAGTTCCAGCTCGTCGAGCCGCTGCGCCAGCTGTTCAAGGACGAGGTCCGGATGGTCGGCCAGGAGCTCGGGCTGCCCGATGAGATCGTCCAGCGCCAGCCCTTCCCCGGCCCCGGCCTCGGCATCCGCATCGTCGGCGAGGTCACCAAGGAGCGGCTCGACCTGCTCCGCGAGGCCGACGCCATCGCCCGCGAGGAGCTGACCGCGGCCGGCCTGGACCGCGACATCTGGCAGTGCCCGGTGGTCCTCCTCGCGGACGTCCGCAGCGTCGGCGTCCAGGGCGACGGCCGCACCTACGGCCACCCGATCGTGCTGCGCCCGGTCTCCTCCGAGGACGCCATGACGGCGGACTGGTCGCGGCTGCCGTACGAGACCCTCGCCAAGATCTCCACCCGCATCACCAACGAGGTGGCCGACGTCAACCGCGTCGTCCTCGACGTGACGAGCAAGCCGCCGGGCACCATCGAGTGGGAGTAA
- a CDS encoding chorismate mutase: MSSTAAARPATSAEATGAHTEEAASLIGDARARIDALDDRIIGLVQERMAVSSVIQEARITSGGRRVNLSREMEILGQYRDALGKPGTSLAMTLLELCRGRV, from the coding sequence ATGAGCAGCACCGCAGCAGCCCGCCCCGCCACCTCCGCCGAGGCGACCGGCGCGCACACCGAGGAGGCCGCGTCCCTGATCGGCGACGCCCGTGCGCGCATCGACGCCCTCGACGACCGGATCATCGGTCTCGTCCAGGAACGGATGGCCGTCTCCTCGGTCATCCAGGAGGCCAGGATCACCTCCGGGGGCCGCCGGGTGAACCTCTCCAGGGAGATGGAGATCCTCGGCCAGTACCGGGACGCGCTCGGTAAGCCGGGCACCTCCCTCGCGATGACGCTGCTGGAGCTGTGCCGCGGCCGCGTGTGA
- a CDS encoding peptidase, whose amino-acid sequence MRSTTPRAALRRAAGGFAAAGLLAAGSLALTAPAEAAVPEFTLGGPAGTALYPYPATGAPQKASLEFTVSNPSEDEENGAFQGEYTVRFDLSGIKGVADVAFDKEASGDCTVTGTSAVCHDWGIFPGLSTLAELDVTAAKGSANGDTGAIEVTAEADGATFTSFTARIGIGGPDLSMERLPFRQELKPGDTQPVPITFTNNGTRAADGLLLTLRYTRGMEFTERYQNCEYSESELGMGSPGAWTTALCTFDGSYEPGVAYTLAEPPAIRATRRALYDSFLYRIEEGGSAARAAQRAGARFSPGKGATLALHKAPAALTADLDPSDNQQDVDFRTDNTADFEAYGARAKGAAGDSVEVTVGFRNRGPAWIGNIRSGEDVATVDVTVPEGASVVSKPDLCRGVTADGEYRENQTGAPRYFCSTPMSVREDADFALPFELRITEVVEGASGKVVVRNTSLRDPEPAFDPEPANNSAALVLNAKDSGTGDPGAATGDGDAGSGGSAGATTGSTGSTGSTGGPGDSGGSAPGATGGSAGSSSTGDATGGGSGGGLAATGSVALMTGAAAAVALVAGGVLYTVSRRRAVR is encoded by the coding sequence ATGAGAAGCACGACCCCGAGAGCGGCTCTGCGCAGAGCCGCGGGTGGATTCGCCGCAGCCGGTCTGCTGGCCGCCGGATCTCTCGCCCTGACCGCTCCGGCAGAGGCGGCAGTCCCCGAGTTCACGCTCGGCGGTCCGGCCGGGACCGCACTGTATCCGTATCCGGCGACGGGCGCCCCGCAGAAGGCCTCCCTCGAGTTCACGGTCAGCAACCCGTCCGAGGACGAGGAGAACGGCGCCTTCCAGGGCGAGTACACCGTCCGCTTCGACCTCAGCGGGATCAAGGGCGTCGCGGACGTTGCCTTCGACAAGGAGGCCAGTGGCGACTGCACCGTCACCGGGACCAGTGCCGTCTGCCACGACTGGGGCATCTTCCCCGGCCTGAGCACGCTCGCGGAGCTCGACGTCACCGCGGCGAAGGGGAGCGCGAACGGCGACACGGGCGCCATCGAGGTCACCGCCGAGGCGGACGGGGCCACGTTCACCTCGTTCACCGCCCGGATCGGCATCGGCGGCCCCGACCTGTCGATGGAGCGGCTGCCGTTCAGGCAGGAGCTCAAGCCCGGCGACACCCAGCCGGTGCCCATCACCTTCACGAACAACGGCACCCGCGCGGCCGACGGCCTGCTGCTCACCCTGCGGTACACCCGCGGCATGGAGTTCACGGAGCGGTACCAGAACTGCGAGTACAGCGAGTCCGAGCTGGGCATGGGCAGCCCCGGCGCCTGGACCACCGCCCTGTGCACCTTCGACGGCAGCTACGAGCCCGGCGTCGCCTACACGCTCGCCGAGCCGCCCGCCATCAGGGCCACGCGGCGCGCCCTCTACGACTCGTTCCTCTACCGCATCGAGGAGGGCGGATCCGCCGCCCGCGCGGCGCAGCGCGCCGGTGCGCGGTTCAGCCCCGGCAAGGGCGCCACGCTGGCCCTGCACAAGGCCCCCGCGGCACTGACGGCCGACCTGGACCCGAGCGACAACCAGCAGGACGTCGACTTCCGGACCGACAACACCGCCGACTTCGAGGCGTACGGCGCCCGCGCGAAGGGCGCGGCCGGCGACTCCGTCGAGGTGACGGTCGGGTTCCGCAACCGGGGACCGGCGTGGATCGGGAACATCCGCTCCGGCGAGGACGTCGCCACCGTCGATGTCACCGTGCCCGAGGGCGCGTCGGTCGTCTCCAAGCCGGACCTCTGCCGGGGTGTGACGGCCGACGGGGAGTACCGCGAGAACCAGACCGGCGCCCCGCGCTACTTCTGCTCCACCCCGATGTCCGTCCGCGAGGACGCCGACTTCGCCCTGCCCTTCGAGCTGAGGATCACCGAGGTGGTCGAGGGCGCGTCCGGCAAGGTCGTGGTCCGCAACACCTCCCTCCGGGACCCGGAGCCGGCCTTCGACCCCGAGCCCGCCAACAACAGCGCCGCGCTGGTGCTGAACGCCAAGGACTCCGGCACGGGCGACCCGGGCGCCGCCACCGGCGACGGCGACGCCGGTTCGGGCGGCTCGGCGGGCGCCACCACAGGTTCCACCGGCTCCACCGGTTCCACCGGGGGTCCGGGCGACTCCGGCGGCAGTGCGCCGGGCGCCACGGGCGGTTCGGCCGGCTCCTCCTCGACGGGTGACGCCACCGGCGGCGGCTCCGGCGGCGGCCTCGCCGCCACCGGCTCCGTCGCCCTGATGACCGGCGCCGCGGCCGCCGTCGCGCTGGTCGCGGGCGGGGTCCTCTACACGGTGTCCCGCCGCCGCGCGGTCCGCTGA
- a CDS encoding GMC family oxidoreductase N-terminal domain-containing protein produces the protein MSQDSPAQNQAGPGGAADDDAAYDYDVLVVGSGFGGAVSALRLSEKGYRVGVLEAGRRFTPATLPKNSWDLKNYLWAPALGLFGIQRVHLLGKVMVLAGAGVGGGSLNYANTLYVPPAPFFEDRQWAHITDWQDELKPYYDQATRMLGVRLNPTTTPSDVHLKAAAEAMGVGDTFHLAPVGVFFGDGKDADGTARARPGGTVADPYFGGAGPARKACTECGECMTGCRHGAKNTLNENYLHLAEKAGAVIHPMTSVVAVTDHPEGGYRVTTVPTDRRRKAKPTRLRARQVVVAAGTYGTQTLLHTMKDRGLLPRLSSRLGELTRTNSEGLVGAQTSDRRYRRKHGTKADFTRGVAITSSIHPDENTHIEPVRYGRGSNAMGGMTILQVPYGTHRVLGWLGNMARHPALAVRSLSNRHWSERTIIGLVMQSLDNSLTAYRKPGGIGKGLLTARQGHGAPNPTQIAEATRSATLLADEINGFAGSNIGELMGTPLTAHFLGGCPIGASAEEGVIDPYHRLYGHPGISVVDGSAVSANLGVNPSLTITAQAERAMSFWPNKGERDPRPAAGGAYERLAAVEPQAPAVPKEAFGALRLPFLGMPAMPPKESGRA, from the coding sequence ATGTCCCAGGACAGCCCTGCCCAGAATCAGGCCGGACCCGGCGGTGCGGCCGACGACGACGCCGCGTACGACTACGACGTACTGGTCGTCGGCTCGGGCTTCGGCGGCGCTGTGTCGGCCCTGCGGCTGAGCGAGAAGGGGTACCGGGTCGGCGTCCTGGAGGCGGGCCGCCGGTTCACCCCCGCCACCCTGCCCAAGAACAGCTGGGACCTGAAGAACTACCTGTGGGCCCCGGCGCTCGGGCTCTTCGGCATCCAGCGGGTGCATCTGCTCGGCAAGGTGATGGTGCTGGCCGGCGCGGGGGTCGGCGGCGGTTCGCTGAACTACGCCAACACGCTGTACGTGCCCCCGGCCCCGTTCTTCGAGGACCGCCAGTGGGCGCACATCACCGACTGGCAGGACGAGCTGAAGCCGTACTACGACCAGGCCACGCGGATGCTCGGGGTCCGGCTCAACCCGACGACGACCCCCTCGGACGTCCATCTCAAGGCGGCCGCCGAGGCCATGGGCGTCGGCGACACCTTCCACCTCGCCCCGGTCGGTGTCTTCTTCGGCGACGGCAAGGACGCCGACGGGACGGCGCGGGCCAGGCCCGGCGGCACGGTCGCGGACCCGTACTTCGGCGGCGCGGGCCCCGCCCGCAAGGCCTGCACCGAGTGCGGCGAATGCATGACCGGCTGCCGGCACGGCGCGAAGAACACCCTCAACGAGAACTACCTCCACCTCGCGGAGAAGGCCGGAGCGGTCATCCACCCGATGACCTCGGTCGTCGCGGTCACCGACCACCCGGAGGGCGGCTACCGCGTCACCACCGTGCCCACCGACCGCCGCCGGAAGGCGAAGCCGACGCGGCTGCGCGCCCGCCAGGTGGTCGTGGCGGCGGGCACGTACGGCACCCAGACCCTGCTGCACACGATGAAGGACCGGGGGCTGCTGCCCCGGCTTTCCTCCCGGCTCGGGGAGCTGACCCGGACCAACTCCGAAGGGCTCGTGGGGGCGCAGACCTCCGACCGGCGCTACCGCAGGAAGCACGGCACCAAGGCCGACTTCACCCGGGGCGTCGCCATCACGTCCTCGATCCACCCCGACGAGAACACCCACATCGAACCGGTCCGCTACGGCAGGGGATCCAACGCGATGGGCGGGATGACCATCCTCCAGGTCCCCTACGGCACCCACCGGGTGCTGGGCTGGCTCGGCAACATGGCCAGGCACCCGGCGCTCGCCGTGCGCTCGCTCTCCAACCGGCACTGGTCGGAGCGGACGATCATAGGGCTCGTCATGCAGTCGCTGGACAACTCCCTGACCGCCTACCGCAAGCCGGGCGGCATAGGGAAGGGCCTGCTCACCGCCCGGCAGGGCCACGGCGCGCCCAACCCGACCCAGATCGCGGAGGCCACCCGGAGCGCGACGCTGCTCGCCGACGAGATCAACGGCTTCGCGGGCTCCAACATCGGCGAGCTGATGGGCACCCCGCTCACCGCGCACTTCCTCGGCGGCTGCCCGATCGGCGCGAGCGCCGAGGAGGGCGTCATCGACCCCTACCACCGCCTGTACGGGCACCCGGGCATCTCGGTGGTCGACGGTTCGGCGGTCTCCGCCAACCTCGGCGTCAACCCGTCGCTGACGATCACCGCGCAGGCCGAGCGCGCCATGTCCTTCTGGCCGAACAAGGGCGAGCGGGACCCCCGCCCGGCGGCGGGCGGGGCGTACGAGCGGCTGGCGGCGGTCGAACCGCAGGCACCGGCCGTTCCGAAGGAGGCGTTCGGCGCGCTGAGGCTGCCGTTCCTGGGGATGCCCGCGATGCCGCCGAAGGAGTCCGGCCGGGCCTGA
- a CDS encoding succinic semialdehyde dehydrogenase: MTDLQASTPTPAAGVGTNPVAAAPAGVRTAADVVTPEVIAQLTRGVAGSGRTANHTPFTGEKLADLPESTPEDVAAAFERARAAQPAWAAMPVRARAAVLLRFHDLVLGRQSEVLDLIQLETGKARLHAHEEVQAVAVAARHYGRKAGSYLRPRRHTGVVPTLTKVTELRQPRGVVGQIAPWNYPLELSVGDALPAFVSGNAVVMKPDTETALTALWARDLLIEAGLPAEVFQVVLGDGPVVGPEVVKHADYVSFTGSTRTGREVAQGAAARLVGVSLELGGKNAMMVLEDADVEKAAAGAVRACFSSAGQLCISIERLYVHESVADDFLARFAARTKAMRLGNSLAYGADMGSLVGERQLETVSRHVAEAVEKGATLVAGGVARPDIGPLFYEPTILDGVEAPMAVCTEETFGPVVSVYRFSDEDEVIARANATPYGLNSSVWTKDGRRGHRVAARLRTGTVNINEGYAPAYGSVQSPMGGMKESGLGRRHGSEGILKYTEAQTVAQQRLIPLAPSFGMDDEKYAAFMSLSLKAMKAFRLR; encoded by the coding sequence ATGACGGACTTGCAGGCCTCCACGCCCACCCCCGCCGCCGGTGTCGGCACCAACCCGGTGGCCGCGGCGCCCGCGGGCGTGCGCACGGCCGCCGACGTCGTGACCCCCGAGGTGATCGCGCAGCTGACCCGCGGCGTCGCCGGCTCCGGCCGTACGGCGAACCACACCCCGTTCACCGGGGAGAAGCTGGCCGACCTGCCGGAGTCCACCCCCGAGGACGTGGCCGCCGCCTTCGAGCGGGCCCGTGCGGCCCAGCCGGCCTGGGCCGCGATGCCCGTCCGGGCCAGGGCCGCGGTGCTGCTGCGCTTCCACGACCTGGTGCTCGGCCGCCAGTCCGAGGTCCTCGACCTCATCCAGCTGGAGACCGGCAAGGCGCGGCTGCACGCCCACGAGGAGGTGCAGGCCGTCGCCGTCGCCGCCCGGCACTACGGCCGCAAGGCCGGCTCGTACCTGCGGCCGAGGCGGCACACCGGTGTCGTACCGACCCTCACCAAGGTCACCGAGCTGCGCCAGCCGCGCGGTGTCGTCGGCCAGATCGCGCCGTGGAACTACCCCCTCGAACTGTCCGTCGGCGACGCCCTGCCCGCGTTCGTGTCCGGCAACGCCGTGGTGATGAAGCCCGACACGGAGACCGCGCTGACCGCGCTGTGGGCCCGTGACCTGCTGATCGAGGCCGGGCTGCCCGCCGAGGTGTTCCAGGTCGTGCTCGGTGACGGACCGGTGGTGGGCCCCGAGGTCGTCAAGCACGCCGACTACGTCTCGTTCACCGGCTCCACCCGTACCGGCCGCGAGGTCGCCCAGGGCGCCGCGGCCCGGCTCGTCGGGGTTTCGCTGGAGCTCGGCGGCAAGAACGCCATGATGGTCCTGGAGGACGCCGACGTGGAGAAGGCCGCCGCGGGCGCCGTCCGCGCCTGCTTCTCCTCCGCCGGCCAGCTCTGCATCTCCATCGAGCGGCTGTACGTGCACGAGTCGGTCGCGGACGACTTCCTGGCGCGGTTCGCCGCCCGCACGAAGGCCATGCGGCTCGGCAACTCCCTCGCCTACGGGGCCGACATGGGCTCGCTGGTCGGTGAACGCCAGCTGGAGACGGTGAGCCGGCACGTCGCGGAGGCCGTCGAGAAGGGCGCCACGCTCGTCGCGGGCGGCGTCGCCCGCCCCGACATCGGCCCGCTGTTCTACGAGCCGACCATCCTCGACGGCGTCGAGGCGCCCATGGCCGTCTGCACCGAGGAGACCTTCGGACCGGTCGTCTCCGTCTACCGCTTCAGCGACGAGGACGAGGTCATCGCCCGCGCCAACGCCACCCCGTACGGCCTGAACTCCAGTGTCTGGACCAAGGACGGCAGGCGCGGCCACCGGGTCGCCGCCCGGCTGCGCACCGGCACGGTCAACATCAACGAGGGCTACGCCCCCGCGTACGGCAGCGTGCAGTCCCCGATGGGCGGCATGAAGGAGTCCGGCCTCGGCCGCCGGCACGGTTCCGAGGGCATCCTCAAGTACACCGAGGCCCAGACGGTCGCCCAGCAGCGGCTGATCCCGCTCGCCCCGTCCTTCGGGATGGACGACGAGAAGTACGCGGCGTTCATGAGCCTCAGCCTGAAGGCGATGAAGGCCTTCCGGCTGCGCTGA
- a CDS encoding serine/threonine-protein kinase, with translation MDRSQGTDAGLLLAGRYRLGEVLGRGGMGKVWRAHDEVLHRTVAVKELTAGLYVAEADRVVLHARTQKEARAAARITHPGVVTVHDVIEYDNRPWIVMQYVDGPSLADAAKESGELVPREAARIGLHVLGALRAAHSAGVLHRDVKPGNVLLARDGRVLLTDFGIAAIEGDSTITRTGELVGSIDYLAPERVRGGDPGPASDLWSLGATLYTAVEGRSPFRRTSPISTMQAVVAEDPPDPVRAGPLAPVITALLRKEPEDRPSAAETERMLLEAMEGRQPRAAQAYVPTQQVPEEVLRAMGSGATSGGTAQLPHPGGTAQLPYPGGTAPQPHPGAVPPAGPAPAAARPGRGRWRTALLVLALAALLGVGAGVAAMKYRDHPESSAASGGTGDPGGSSPDPAPHKSSPDASGKPGPKPDPTLKGVPAGWKRVHDPEGFSLLVPQGWERRTNGTNIDYTPDNGKRYLRISIDQQPDFETSYQHMQNLEPGLRKRLPQYRGLVLRDNVYRDHPGSLWEFTWTENSGEQRHAIDQMYYADDGGPEYALYMTGPAADWDTTREQFDTMLRGWRAPGDTG, from the coding sequence GTGGATCGATCACAGGGCACGGATGCGGGACTGTTGCTGGCCGGGCGATACCGGCTCGGTGAAGTCCTCGGGCGCGGCGGCATGGGCAAGGTCTGGAGAGCCCACGACGAGGTGCTGCACCGCACCGTCGCCGTCAAGGAGCTGACCGCCGGGCTGTACGTCGCGGAGGCGGACCGGGTGGTGCTGCACGCCCGTACGCAGAAGGAGGCCCGCGCCGCCGCCCGCATCACGCATCCGGGCGTGGTCACGGTTCACGACGTCATCGAGTACGACAACCGGCCGTGGATCGTCATGCAGTACGTCGACGGCCCGTCACTCGCCGACGCCGCCAAGGAATCCGGCGAGCTGGTCCCGCGCGAGGCCGCCAGGATCGGCCTGCACGTGCTGGGCGCGTTGCGCGCCGCACACAGCGCCGGGGTGCTGCACCGTGACGTGAAGCCGGGCAACGTCCTGCTCGCCCGGGACGGCCGGGTGCTGCTCACCGACTTCGGGATAGCCGCGATAGAGGGCGACTCGACCATCACCAGGACCGGCGAACTGGTCGGGTCCATCGACTACCTGGCGCCCGAGCGGGTCCGCGGGGGCGACCCCGGTCCCGCGTCCGACCTGTGGTCGCTGGGTGCCACGCTGTACACGGCGGTCGAGGGCAGATCGCCGTTCCGGCGCACCTCTCCGATATCCACCATGCAGGCCGTCGTCGCGGAGGATCCCCCGGACCCGGTCCGGGCCGGGCCGCTGGCCCCCGTCATCACCGCGCTGCTCCGCAAGGAGCCGGAGGACCGGCCGTCGGCCGCGGAGACGGAACGGATGCTGCTCGAGGCCATGGAGGGGCGCCAGCCCCGGGCGGCCCAGGCGTACGTCCCGACGCAGCAGGTGCCGGAGGAGGTCCTGCGCGCGATGGGCTCCGGCGCCACCTCAGGGGGCACGGCACAGCTGCCCCACCCCGGTGGCACGGCCCAGCTGCCCTACCCCGGCGGCACCGCCCCGCAGCCGCACCCCGGCGCCGTCCCGCCCGCCGGGCCCGCCCCGGCGGCGGCCCGGCCCGGTCGCGGCCGGTGGCGCACGGCGCTGCTCGTCCTCGCCCTGGCGGCGCTGCTCGGCGTCGGCGCGGGAGTCGCCGCGATGAAGTACCGGGACCACCCGGAGAGCAGCGCCGCGAGCGGCGGCACCGGGGACCCGGGCGGGAGCTCGCCGGACCCGGCTCCCCACAAGTCCTCGCCCGACGCCTCCGGCAAGCCCGGTCCGAAGCCCGATCCGACGCTCAAGGGCGTACCGGCCGGCTGGAAGCGGGTCCACGACCCGGAGGGGTTCAGCCTCCTCGTGCCGCAGGGCTGGGAGCGCCGGACGAACGGCACGAACATCGACTACACCCCGGACAACGGCAAGCGCTACCTCCGCATCAGCATCGACCAGCAGCCCGACTTCGAGACCTCCTACCAGCACATGCAGAACCTGGAGCCGGGGCTGCGCAAGCGGCTGCCGCAGTACCGGGGCCTGGTGCTGCGCGACAACGTCTACCGTGACCACCCCGGATCGCTCTGGGAGTTCACCTGGACCGAGAACAGCGGCGAGCAGCGGCACGCCATCGACCAGATGTACTACGCGGACGACGGCGGGCCGGAGTACGCGCTGTACATGACCGGGCCGGCGGCGGACTGGGACACCACCCGGGAGCAGTTCGACACGATGCTGCGCGGCTGGCGCGCACCGGGGGACACCGGCTGA